One region of Danio aesculapii chromosome 7, fDanAes4.1, whole genome shotgun sequence genomic DNA includes:
- the tnni2b.1 gene encoding troponin I type 2b (skeletal, fast), tandem duplicate 1, with the protein MSEKKMTSSRRHHLKSLLLQIAHGLLEEEAAAAEEEKQRYMEENCPGLSLPGSMQELQELCRKMHQQIDMVDEQRYDMETKVAKSDKEIEDLKIKVQDLKGKFKKPVLKKVRMSADAMLQALLGSKHKVSLDLRANLKQVKKEVKEEEKEAVGDWRKNIEDKAGMDGRKKMFESEA; encoded by the exons ATGTCTGA GAAAAAGATGACTTCCAGCCGTAGGCACCATCTGAAG AGCTTGTTGCTCCAGATCGCTCATGGGCTTCTGGAGGAGGAAGCAGCAGCGGCAGAGGAAGAAAAACAAAGGTACATGGAGGAGAACTGCCCTGGTCTCTCACTGCCTGGAAGCATGCAAGAGCTACAG GAACTGTGTAGGAAGATGCACCAGCAGATTGACATGGTTGATGAACAAAGATACGACATGGAGACCAAAGTGGCCAAGTCAGACAAGGAg ATTGAGGATCTGAAGATTAAGGTTCAAGACCTAAAGGGTAAATTCAAGAAACCGGTTCTGAAGAAAGTGCGCATGTCTGCTGATGCCATGCTGCAGGCCCTGCTGGGCTCCAAACACAAAGTGTCCCTGGACCTGAGAGCTAACCTCAAACAAGTCAAGAAGGAGGTCAAGGAGGAG GAGAAGGAGGCTGTGGGAGACTGGCGTAAGAACATCGAGGATAAGGCTGGTATGGACGGCAGGAAGAAGATGTTTGAGTCTGAGGCCTAA